A genomic window from Treponema maltophilum ATCC 51939 includes:
- a CDS encoding carbohydrate ABC transporter permease, protein MKKSSVVYSVLIHCILIAGAAVMIVPFLWMILTSFKSISESTQLNPFIIFPSVWRTDAFFSVLTKMNFVRLYWNTLLLIVERIICAVLTATTAGYALGRLHFKGKNLAFSLVLFQMMVPPQIFIIPQYLIVSKMGMLNTSFALLFPGLVTAFGTFLLRQSFMTLPKDLEQAAVLDGCNTGSIFLFVMAPLVKSSMTALGIFTALFAFKELMWPLVANTDQNTMPLSAALAKLQGQFTANYPELMAASFLACLPMIVIYIIFQKQFIAGIATSGSKL, encoded by the coding sequence ATGAAAAAATCTTCCGTTGTTTATTCCGTTTTAATTCATTGTATTTTAATTGCCGGTGCCGCTGTTATGATCGTTCCGTTTCTATGGATGATTTTAACTTCATTTAAATCGATATCCGAATCCACACAGCTTAATCCTTTTATTATTTTCCCCTCAGTGTGGCGTACCGATGCGTTTTTTTCGGTGCTGACCAAAATGAATTTTGTTCGCTTATACTGGAATACTCTCTTGCTGATTGTCGAAAGAATTATCTGTGCAGTTCTTACGGCAACTACAGCAGGTTATGCGTTGGGTAGACTTCATTTTAAAGGAAAAAACCTCGCTTTTTCGCTCGTGCTATTTCAAATGATGGTGCCTCCGCAAATTTTTATTATTCCGCAGTATTTGATTGTCAGCAAAATGGGTATGCTCAATACATCGTTTGCTCTGCTGTTTCCCGGTTTGGTAACTGCATTTGGTACTTTTTTACTGCGTCAATCGTTTATGACACTGCCCAAAGACCTTGAACAAGCCGCCGTGCTTGACGGCTGTAATACCGGTAGTATTTTTTTATTTGTTATGGCACCTTTGGTAAAATCTTCTATGACTGCACTCGGCATATTTACCGCATTGTTTGCATTTAAAGAACTGATGTGGCCGCTGGTTGCTAACACGGATCAAAACACTATGCCGCTTTCGGCAGCTCTTGCAAAACTGCAAGGACAGTTTACCGCAAACTATCCCGAATTGATGGCTGCTTCTTTTTTGGCTTGTTTACCGATGATTGTTATTTATATTATTTTTCAAAAGCAGTTTATAGCGGGAATTGCTACATCGGGAAGCAAACTTTAA
- a CDS encoding alpha-glucosidase/alpha-galactosidase, translating to MLKITFMGAGSTVFVRNVLGDCMRTSALQDAEMALYDIDASRLKDSETILSAINADVNKSRARIKCYLGEKERKAALKDADFVVNAIQVGGYEPCTVTDFEIPKKYGLRQTIADTLGIGGIMRALRTIPVMEDFARDMEKVCPNAILLNYTNPMAMLTGYMLRYTGVRTVGLCHSVQVCSSTLLTELDMKDKLEGRRELIAGINHMAWLLDIRDKNGTDLYPEIKKRAHKKNIEGKHHDMVRFDYIKNLGYYCTESSEHNAEYNPFYIKSQYPELIEKFNIPLDEYPRRCIKQIKDWQEEKRRILKNGKVTHKRSNEYASHIMEAVVVNKPYKIGGNVLNENLIDNLPKEACVEVPCLVDGSGITPCHVGALPVQLAAMNMTNINVQLITVEAARTRKKEYIYHAAMLEPHTAAELSIDDIRRLCDELIAAHGSYMAMYK from the coding sequence CGCCTTAAAGATTCGGAAACAATCCTATCGGCAATAAACGCAGACGTCAATAAAAGCCGTGCACGCATAAAATGTTATTTAGGAGAAAAAGAACGCAAAGCAGCTTTAAAAGATGCGGACTTTGTGGTAAATGCCATTCAAGTGGGCGGTTACGAGCCGTGCACGGTTACCGATTTTGAAATACCGAAAAAATACGGGTTGAGACAAACTATTGCCGATACGCTCGGCATAGGCGGCATTATGCGCGCACTGCGCACCATTCCCGTCATGGAAGATTTTGCCCGCGACATGGAAAAAGTATGTCCGAATGCAATTTTATTAAACTATACCAATCCTATGGCAATGCTTACCGGCTATATGCTGCGTTATACCGGTGTGCGTACGGTCGGTTTGTGCCATAGTGTGCAAGTGTGTTCAAGTACTCTTTTAACCGAATTGGATATGAAAGATAAGCTTGAAGGCAGACGGGAATTGATTGCCGGTATAAATCATATGGCGTGGCTTTTGGATATCCGTGATAAAAACGGAACGGATTTGTACCCTGAAATAAAAAAACGTGCACACAAAAAAAATATCGAAGGTAAACATCACGATATGGTACGCTTTGACTATATAAAAAATCTCGGCTATTACTGTACCGAATCGAGCGAACACAATGCCGAATACAATCCTTTTTACATAAAATCACAGTATCCCGAATTGATAGAAAAATTTAACATTCCGCTGGACGAATATCCGCGGCGCTGTATCAAACAAATAAAAGATTGGCAGGAAGAAAAACGCCGTATTTTAAAAAACGGCAAAGTAACACACAAACGTTCCAATGAATACGCTTCGCACATTATGGAAGCCGTCGTTGTCAACAAACCGTATAAAATAGGCGGCAATGTATTAAACGAAAATCTTATTGACAATTTACCGAAAGAAGCGTGTGTTGAAGTTCCCTGCTTGGTCGACGGCAGCGGCATTACCCCTTGTCATGTCGGCGCTTTGCCGGTGCAGCTTGCAGCAATGAATATGACTAATATAAATGTACAGCTCATAACGGTAGAAGCCGCACGTACTCGAAAAAAAGAATACATTTACCATGCAGCTATGCTTGAACCTCATACTGCAGCGGAATTAAGTATAGACGACATCCGGCGTTTGTGTGACGAATTAATTGCCGCTCACGGTTCGTATATGGCTATGTACAAATAA
- the pflA gene encoding pyruvate formate-lyase-activating protein, with product MAFIHSYESFGTVDGPGLRYVVFLQGCPLRCKYCHNCDTWHREDARIIETAEQTFERVKRYKHYYLFAGGVTVTGGEPLEQADYVRDFFKLCKRDVLHTALDTSGYYLNDTVKSALEYTDLVLLDLKSATEEQHKDLTGVSREPVLRFLDYVCSINKPLWIRHVVVPGITYNEAYLNKLADFIKTLPNVEKVDVLAYHTMGVFKWKQMGMKYPLEGVPALSQEEFKKAKQIFIDKGLAVT from the coding sequence ATGGCTTTTATTCACTCATATGAAAGCTTCGGCACGGTGGACGGCCCCGGACTACGCTATGTAGTGTTTTTACAGGGCTGTCCGCTGCGCTGCAAGTACTGCCATAACTGCGATACATGGCACCGTGAAGACGCACGCATTATCGAAACGGCGGAACAAACCTTCGAACGCGTCAAGCGGTACAAACATTATTACCTTTTCGCAGGCGGCGTAACCGTTACCGGCGGGGAGCCGCTCGAGCAAGCCGATTACGTGCGCGATTTTTTTAAACTGTGCAAACGCGATGTGCTTCATACCGCGCTCGATACTTCGGGCTATTATTTAAACGACACGGTAAAAAGCGCGCTCGAATACACCGACCTCGTTTTGCTTGACTTAAAATCGGCAACCGAAGAGCAGCACAAAGACTTAACCGGCGTTTCGCGCGAACCTGTTTTGCGCTTCCTCGATTACGTGTGTTCGATTAACAAGCCGCTGTGGATACGTCACGTCGTCGTTCCCGGCATCACCTATAACGAAGCCTATTTAAACAAGCTTGCCGATTTTATCAAAACGCTTCCCAATGTGGAAAAGGTCGACGTTTTGGCCTATCACACGATGGGCGTTTTTAAGTGGAAGCAGATGGGAATGAAGTACCCGCTCGAAGGTGTGCCGGCTCTTTCGCAAGAAGAATTTAAAAAAGCAAAGCAGATCTTTATCGATAAAGGATTGGCGGTAACGTAA
- a CDS encoding carbohydrate ABC transporter permease, with translation MNKSIKKRNIHTFLWGWLFLLPTVCGLLILNIIPIFQTLYQSFFKTGAFGRGNKFIGFGNYVKLFQDVTVWQALINIFKYAVVEVPFSIVFAVILAVLLNRNMRGKSIYRTIFFLPMVAAPAAVAMVWRWLYNSEFGLLNHLLRLMGFSAANWLSNPSTAFISIAIVGIWSITGYNMVLFLAGLQEIPQDYYEAAEIDGASKLRQFVFITLPLLSPTMFFITVTRVIGALQVFDSIYVMLDITSPSFYKTQSLVYLFYRYSFMESNKGYGSAIVLLLLIVILVITGIQLRLQKKWVLYNT, from the coding sequence GTGAATAAAAGCATAAAAAAGCGGAATATACATACTTTTTTATGGGGTTGGTTGTTTTTATTACCGACTGTATGCGGGCTCCTCATTTTAAATATTATTCCTATTTTTCAAACCTTATATCAAAGTTTTTTTAAAACGGGGGCTTTCGGTCGCGGCAATAAATTCATTGGTTTCGGCAACTATGTTAAACTATTTCAAGACGTAACGGTATGGCAAGCTTTAATCAATATTTTTAAATATGCGGTTGTAGAGGTTCCTTTTTCCATTGTTTTTGCCGTTATACTGGCAGTATTGCTTAATCGCAATATGCGCGGCAAAAGCATATACCGTACTATTTTCTTTTTACCGATGGTTGCTGCCCCCGCTGCAGTCGCCATGGTGTGGAGATGGCTGTACAATTCAGAATTCGGTTTATTAAATCATTTGCTTCGCTTAATGGGCTTTTCTGCAGCCAATTGGCTTTCCAATCCGTCTACCGCTTTTATCTCGATAGCTATAGTCGGTATATGGTCGATTACCGGATACAATATGGTATTGTTTTTAGCCGGCTTACAGGAAATTCCTCAAGACTATTATGAAGCGGCCGAAATAGACGGGGCAAGCAAACTACGCCAATTTGTTTTTATAACGCTGCCGCTTTTATCGCCGACTATGTTTTTTATAACCGTAACGCGGGTTATCGGAGCATTGCAAGTATTCGATTCCATTTACGTTATGCTCGATATAACTTCTCCGTCATTTTATAAAACGCAATCGCTGGTATACCTCTTTTACCGGTATTCATTTATGGAATCAAATAAAGGCTATGGGTCGGCTATTGTACTGTTGTTGCTCATCGTTATTTTAGTAATCACGGGCATTCAACTGCGTTTACAAAAAAAATGGGTATTGTATAACACATGA
- a CDS encoding ABC transporter substrate-binding protein — MKTRILTIVVALLCAYALFAGGSQDTASAAKGDVTLTVAIWDKNQEPGLTKIAADFTAATGIKTAIQVTPWEQYWTMLEAGATGGSLPDVFWMHSNEFSKYAEYNMLLDLTKRIANSKKLDISQFPSDITALYNYGKKQFAVPKDIDTIALWYNKTMFDKAALAYPDESWTWDTFRQAAKKLTKKDGSQYGCVIRPDTNQAGWYNIVFDMGGEILSADKKKSGFDKAETIKAITFIEQVIKDGSMPPYNVIVENRGEALFEAGKVAMVTEGSWMLPELCNNDYVKAHCDIAVLPKDTASGRRCSIYNGLGWAASSNTKYPEQAWALIEYFGSKEAQTKQSDLGIVISAYKGTTKNWVNAYPKFNLKAYLTMMDDMVIRPYSKSTVAWEDMSIQKLIDVWTGKKTAAALCPEIAREMNKLLAEE, encoded by the coding sequence ATGAAAACACGCATTTTGACTATTGTTGTTGCCCTTTTGTGCGCGTATGCGCTTTTTGCCGGAGGCAGCCAAGATACCGCTTCAGCGGCAAAGGGCGATGTAACACTGACGGTTGCGATTTGGGACAAAAATCAAGAACCTGGTTTAACGAAAATTGCCGCTGATTTTACCGCGGCAACGGGGATTAAAACGGCCATTCAAGTTACGCCGTGGGAACAGTATTGGACGATGCTTGAAGCCGGAGCAACCGGAGGGTCCTTACCGGACGTTTTTTGGATGCACTCAAATGAATTTTCAAAATACGCAGAATACAACATGTTGTTGGATTTAACAAAACGTATTGCGAACAGCAAAAAACTGGACATAAGCCAATTCCCTTCGGATATTACCGCTTTATATAACTACGGTAAAAAGCAGTTTGCCGTTCCTAAGGACATCGACACCATTGCATTGTGGTACAATAAAACCATGTTCGACAAAGCCGCTTTGGCATATCCTGATGAAAGCTGGACATGGGATACTTTCCGTCAAGCGGCAAAAAAACTGACAAAAAAAGACGGAAGCCAATATGGTTGCGTAATACGACCAGATACCAATCAAGCCGGCTGGTACAATATCGTATTCGACATGGGTGGCGAAATTCTTTCAGCGGATAAAAAGAAGTCGGGTTTCGATAAAGCCGAAACAATAAAGGCGATAACTTTTATAGAACAAGTTATAAAAGACGGTTCAATGCCGCCGTACAATGTTATTGTGGAAAACCGCGGCGAAGCTTTGTTTGAAGCGGGAAAAGTCGCTATGGTTACCGAAGGTTCATGGATGCTGCCGGAACTGTGTAATAATGATTATGTTAAAGCGCACTGCGACATCGCCGTATTACCTAAAGATACGGCAAGCGGGAGGCGCTGTTCCATTTACAACGGTTTAGGGTGGGCGGCTTCTTCAAATACAAAGTACCCCGAACAAGCATGGGCGCTCATTGAATATTTCGGATCAAAAGAAGCTCAAACAAAGCAATCGGATTTGGGTATTGTTATTTCCGCATATAAAGGTACTACCAAAAACTGGGTAAACGCATATCCGAAATTCAACCTTAAAGCATACTTGACTATGATGGATGACATGGTCATACGTCCTTATTCAAAATCAACGGTTGCATGGGAAGATATGTCGATTCAAAAACTGATTGATGTATGGACGGGTAAAAAAACGGCTGCCGCACTGTGTCCCGAGATTGCCCGTGAAATGAACAAATTGCTGGCAGAAGAATAA